The DNA segment GATCTGCGCGCGCACGGCGCGGGCCAGCCCCTCGCGGTCGTTGTCCGCGAAGCCGGTGGTGTCGATGGGGCGGCCAATCTTCACGCGCACCGGGCCCGGCCTGATGTTCCACGAGTTCTTGGGCATCACGTTGTCGGTGCCCTCGATGGTGACGGGGCAGATGGGCACGCGGGCCTTGAGCGCGAGCGCGAAGGGACCCTTCTTGAAGGGCAGCACGCGGCCGTCCTCGGAGCGGGTGCCCTCCGGGTACAGGAAGATGCTGGTGCCCGCGCGAATCTTCCGCGCCGCCTTCTCCAGCGACGCGATGGCCGACGAGCGGTCGCCGCGGTCGATGAAGATGTGCCCCGCCAGCCAGAGGTACCAGCCGATGAGCGGCACGAAGCGCAGCTGCGACTTGGCGACGTAGCGGAAATCCACCGGCACGGAGACGAAGTGCGCCGGGATGTCGAGCGTGGACAGGTGGTTGCCCACGTAGATGGTGGGCCGCTTCGGGTCCACGTTCTCCTGGCCAATCACTTCCAGCTTCGCGCCGCCGGCCCACAGGAGCACGGGCGACCAGATCGTCCGGACGACCCAGAGCGAACGCGACGGGTTGAGCGTCACCAGCATGGCGAGGCAGGCCAGCGGGAAGCAGACGAAGGACCACACCGTGACCACCAGGATGCACCACAGCTTGCGCAGCATGCGTCGCCTTTCCTCCTACCGGGGGGCCTGAACGCCGGACGGGCCCCGGGGGTGCCGCTCACCGGTCGGGCAGCCAGGCGGCTCGGCGGGGGCGCCGGCACGGGCTCCTGGGCGTGCGCAACGGGGCGGGGGCATGCACTTTATCTACCATGGCTCCCCTCGCCATTGTTTCTGGTGAATGCCGCTCGCCGGGGTTACAAGCAAGGGTGGCGTGGCCAGGAAAAAGTTCATCGCCATCGCGGGCAACATCGGGGCCGGAAAGACGGAGCTCACGTCCTTCCTGTGCCGGAAGTACGGCCTCACGCCGTCCTTCGAGCCCAATGACCAGAACCCCTACCTCGCGGATTTCTACAAGGACATGAAGACGTGGGCGTTCCGCTCGCAGCTCTTCTTCCTGACGCACAAGTTCCGCCTGCACCGGGAACTCGAGCGGACGCCCGGCACCGTGCTCCAGGACCGGACGCTCTATGAGGACGCGGAAATCTTCGCGAAGAACCTCCACCGCCAGCGGCTCATCGACAAGCGCGACTGGTCCACGTACTGGGAGCTGTACCAGACCATCTCCCAGTCGCTCCGGCCGCCCGACCTGATGATCTACCTGCGCTGCCCGGTGGTCACCCTCAAGGAGCGCATCCGCCTGCGCGGGCGCACCATGGAGAAGGACATCCCGACCGCGTACCTCAAGCGCCTCAACGCCCTCTACGAGGAGTGGTTCGGGGGCTACTCGCTGTCGCCGGTGCTGGTGCTGGGGACGGACAAGCTGGACTACCTCACCAACCTGGTGGACCGCGTGGACCTCTTCCGACAGATCGAGAAGCACCTGTGAAGGAGGTCTACGTCCTGGCCACCGAAAAGCCCGAGCCACCGGCCCTGGACGCGCTGCGCGCGGCGTTCGCGACGGACGAGGTGGAGTTCGTCCCACACGAGGGCGACTGGGGCTTCACCGTGCGGGCGGACGGTTCCGAGGTGAAAGTGGTGCTCAAGCCCCTGAGCGACGGCCGGCCGCGCGTCAGCCAGGGGCTGTTCAGCGGCAGCCCGGAGGCCTTCGCGCGCGTGGAGAAGTCCCAGGCCTGCTACGCGTTCCTCCTGGAGCCGGGAGGCGCGCAGCCCACGCTGCCCGTCTTCGAGGCGCTGTGGACCGTGCGCACGCTGATGGAGCAGGCGCCGGGCGTGCTCGTGGACCTGACGGCGTTCAAGCTGCACGAGCCCGAGGACGTCGTCGAAATCACGGAGCTGGACTTCGACATCCGCGACCACGTGCACCTGCACGCCATCGAGCTGGCGGAAGGGGACACGCCGCTGTGGGTGCACTCGCACGGCATGGAGAAGTTCGGCGCGCGCGACGTGGAGATCTTCCACCTGGGCGAGGGCGACCTGCTGGCCGCGGAGAGCTTCCTCCATGAGCTGTGCACGGACCTGGCGTTCGCGCAGGGACCGGCCCTGCGCGCGGAGGTGTCCACCAGCGAGGGCCAGAGCTTCACCATGGTGCCCTCCGAGGAGGCCCGTGCGAACCTGCTGGGCGTGCCGCTGGACGCCTTCGAGGGCCACGAGGGGCTGTTCCTCACGGTGGTGTCGCCGCTGGGCCGGCACAACACGGCGGAGCTGCTGGCGACGTACCGGGAGCGTTTCGCCAAGGAGCCGGCCGAGCAGACCCAGGCCATGCACGAGGAGGCGCAGGCCTTGCTGCCCGCGTTCCTGGCGCGCTTCCAGCGCAAGGGGCTGATGGAGCCCCTGACGTTCCTGGTGCGGGCCCCCTTCGAGACGCACCCGGAGGGCGAGGTGGTGGTGGAGAACCTGTGGCTGGAGGCGGTGGCCCGGGACGAGGGCTCCGTCGTGGGCCGGCTGGTGGATGGCGCGGTGCACACCACGGAGTGGCGCAAGGGGGCCCACGTGGAGGTGGAGGAGAAGCAGATCAACGCCCTGGCCATTGCCCGGGAGGGCCGTGCGCTCAACGAGTCCGAGCTGCGAAGCCTTTTGAACGCCGAACGCCCGATGTAGCGCCGTGCGTCCAACCCGACGCGTCTTGCGGGCGCCCCGAGGGGCGCTGCTAGGCTCCGGGTCCGCATGCCGGCACTCCTGCTGCTCACGGGCCCGTCCGCGGGGCGCCGGTACGAGGTCGTCTCCCAGCTGACCCTCGGACGCAGTCCCTCCTGCGACATCCCGCTGGAAGACGACCAGGTGTCGCGGCGCCACGCGCAGCTGTTCCTGGACACCGTCGCGGGTCAGGTGCGGCTGCGCGACCTGGGCTCCACCAACGGCACGCTGCTCAACGGGCAGCGGCTGGCGCTCCAGGAAGAGGCGGTGCTGCGGCCGGGGGACCGGATGCGCGTGGGCGCCACCATCGCGGTGTACGAGCCGCCGCCGGTGTCCATCGTCGACGAGCCCTCCGGCGCGCCCGCCCAGGAGCCGGAGCACGTCCCCATCGAGGAGGTGCTGCCGCACGTGGGCGCGGCCGCGGCGATGTACTCGGCGGGCACGGCGCTGCTGGGCGCCACCAGCGAGGCGATGGTGCTGCGGCGGCTGTCCGAGGAGACGGCGCACGCGCTCAACGCGGACCGCGCGGCGGCGCTGCTGAGCGGGCCAGAGGGGCTTCGCACGGCGGCGGTGTCCGGCGCGGCGTCCGTGGAGGTGCCTCGCGCGCTGGTGCAGGCGGCGCTGGAGCGCAAGGAGCTGGGGCGGACGGACACGGCGCTGTGCTCGCCGCTGGTGGCTTCGGGCGGGATGCCCTTTGGCGTGCTGTACGTGGAGCGCGAGGAGTCGCCGTTCACCGAGGGGGAGGGCCAGCTGCTCGCGTCGCTGGGGCGGCTGGGCGGTGAGGCCTATACGGCGGTGCGCTCGCGCGGCGAGGCGGAAGCCGCGGAGGTGCCGTGGGTGACGCCGCTGGGGACCTCGCGGGCGTTCCGGGGCGTGGTGGAGGAGGCTCGGCGCGCGGCGGGCAGCGCGGCCCCGGTGGTCCTGTACGGCGAGCCGGGCACGGGCAAGGCGCTGCTGGCGCACTTCCTCCATGGCAAATCCCCGCGCGCGCTGGGGCCGTGGGTGGTGGTGGAGTGCCGGCAGTCCCTGGAAGCGGTGGAGGTGGCGCTCTTCGGCCGTGCGGGCGCTCCCGGGCAGCCGCCGGTGACGTCGGCGGTGCTGCGCGCGGACGCGGGCACGCTGCTGCTGCGCCACGTGGAGGCGCTTCCCCGGCCCGCGGCGGAGCGGCTGGCGCGGATGCTGGCCCGGCGCGCGGCCCCGGCCCGGCAGGGCGGCGAGGAGCCCGTGGACGTGCGCATCGTCGCCACCAGTGGCTCGCCGGTGTCGCGGCTCGCGTCCCGGGGAGAGTTCGACGCGGCGCTGGCCCGGGGCCTGGCGGGCTTCGAGCTGGAGGTGCCACCGCTCCGCGAGCGGCGCGGCGACGTGCCGGTGCTGCTGGAGCACTTCGCGCTGCGCGGTGCCCGGCAGGGTGGGCGGGAGGCGCCGGTGCTGGGACCGGAGGCCCGGCGCCTGCTGGCGGAGTACCCGTGGCCGCAGAACGTGCGCGAGCTGGAGCTGGTGGCGGAGCGGCTGGGGCGCGTGTACGCGGCGGGCCACGTGGGCATTCCGCAGCTGCCCCCGGAGGTGCGCGAGGGCGCGGTGGGGCAGTCGCCTCGCACGCTGCAGGAGCAGGTGGCCCGCCTGGAGCGCGACGCCATCGCCGAGGCGCTGCGCGAGTCCGGCTGGAAGAAGGTCCGCGCGGCGGAGCTCTTGGGCATCAGCCGGCCCACGCTCGACCGGAAGATGGAGGAGTACGGGCTGACGCTGGAGCGGGGGACTCGCGGCTGAGCGGCGTCAGGCCTTCGTGACGGCGGTGTCCTTGCGGCGGCTGATCAGCACGCCCGTGAGGATGAGCGCCGCGCCGACAATCTGGAGCAGGGTGGGGCGCTCGCCGCGAATGGCCCAGGCGGTGAGGGCGGCGACCACGGGGATGCCCGTGCCGTAGAGCGTCGTGCGGTTGGTGCCCACCTGCTGCACGCTGCGGAACCACACGAAGTACGCGAGCACCAGCGGCACCAGCGCCGAGTACACGAGCGCGACCCAGCCCGCGGCGCTCACTCGCGACGTGTCCAGCGCGATGACCTGGGAGGCTCCGGCCAGCACCACGCCCGGGGCTCCCGTCAGCATGGTGATGGCGGTGACGCGCAGCGCGGACACGTCCGTGCCCACCGCGCGCGTGCCCACCGTGTAGATGGCCCAGCACAGCGAGCTGCAGAGAATCAGCGCGTCGCCCGTCCACGTCGCCGCGCCCAGGTTCGGGCCTCGCGCTCCCACCACGAGCAGCATCCCCACGACCGCGAGGGAGAGCCCCGCGAGGACGGGGCGCCGCAGCCGCTCGACACCCAGCGCCGCGCCCAGCGCCGCCGTCACCACGGGGCTCACCGCCGTGAGCATCCCGCTGTTGGCCGCCGTGGTGCGCGCGAGGCCCTCGATGAAGAACAGCTGGTACAGCGTGTTGCCCACGAACCCCAGCGCGGTGAGCCGCAGGAACGTCCTCCACGGCATCGGCTTGTGGCCCTCCACCGCGAACAGCACCAGCCCCATCGCGAGCGCCGCGAGCCCGAAGCGCAGCGACATGAAGGCCCGGGGCGGCATGCCGTCCAGCGCGTCCTTCACGAGGGTGTAGTTCGTCCCCCAGACGACCACGACGGCGATCATCGCGACGTCGGAGGTGGAGAGGAGACGGGCAGGCGCTGCGACCGCGGGCGACGAGGTGCTCACGCGGCGGGGCATAGGGCGCCGCGAGGCCGGATGCAACCGACGGGGCTGCAACGAACAGCCAGGCCCCCGCCGCTTCCCCGGCAGCTCACCCGCACGCACGGTGCTCCAGCCAGGCGACGTCGCGCGGACGTTTCCCCACGCCCGTGCTTGTCCGGCCGGCCTGCCCATGGCGTAAATGCCCGCCCATGGACTTCCGCTATTCGGACGAGGTGCGGCGCGCGAAGGACTCCGGGCAGCCGCTGGTGGCGCTGGAGACGAGCGTCGTCGCGCAGGGCCTGCCGTATCCCGACAACCTGGCCGCCGCTCGCGCGTGCGAGGAGGCCGTGCGCCGCGCCGGCGCCGTGCCCGCGCCCATCGCCATGGTGGACGGTGAGGTGTGGATCGGCCTGGAGGACGCCGCGCTGCGCCGGCTGGCCGAAGGGAAGGAGAAGCTCCTCAAGCTGGGCTCGCGCGACCTGGCCGTGGCGATGGCCACCCGCGCCAGCGGCGGCACCACCGTGAGCGCCACGTGCGAGCTGGCCGCGGCGGCGGGCATCCACGTCTTCTCCACCGGCGGCATCGGCGGCGTGCACCGGGGCGCCTCCGAGCACTGGGACATCTCCCAGGACATCGCGGCGCTGTCCCGCTTCCCCGTCGCCGTGGTGTGCGCGGGAGCCAAGTCCGTGCTGGACCTGCCCAAGACGATGGAGCTGCTGGAGACGGCGGGCGTGCCCGTCATCGGCGTGGGCACGAACGAGCTGCCGTCCTTCTACAGCCGCGAGTCCGGCATCTCCCTGGAGCACCGCGCGGACGACGCGGAGACCGCCGCGCGCATCGCCCACGCGCGCTTCGACGTGCTGGGGCAGGGCGGGGTGCTCTACACCGTGCCGCCCCCGGCGGAGGCCGCGCTGGGCCGCAACGACGTGGAGCTGCACATCGCGTCGGCGCTGGCGGACGCGGACCGCCAGGGCGTGCGCGGCAAGGCCGTGACGCCGTTCCTCCTGGGCGAGATGGCGAAGCGCACCGGGGGCAAGAGCCTCAAGACGAACCTGGCGCTCCTGGAGAACAACGCGCGCTTCGCGGGGGCGCTGGCCGTGGCCTACGCCCGCCTCGCGAAGCGCTGAGCGACGACGGCTTCTCAGGCCGTGCGGTGCTGGAACCAGGACATCAGGTCCTCCAGCGCCGCGCGGTCCACGTCGTCGAAGGTGTTCTTGTGCTCGGAGTCGATGTCGAGCACCGCGAGCAACTCGCGGTTGCGCCCGAACACCGGCACGACGATCTCCGACGCGGAGCGCCCGTCGCAGGTGATGTGGCCCGGGAAGGCGTGCACGTCTGGCACCACCACCGTCTCCCCCTTCGCCGCGGACGTGCCGCACACGCCCTTGCCGAAGGTGATCTCCAGGCACCCGAGCGTCCCCTGGTAGGGGCCCACGCGCAGCAGCTTCCCGGGCGTCACCACCCGGTAGAAGCCCGTCCACAGGTGGCCGAAGGCGTTGTGCAGCAGGCAGCTCATCGTCGCCATCGCGCAGATGTCGTCGTCCACGCCTTCGAGGATGGCGAGCGCGTGCGTCTTCAACTCCGCGTATGCCTCGGTCTTGGGCTGACCGCGCAGATCCAGGGTGACTTCGGCCATGATGGGGTCCTCTGTCAGGAAGTCCGTCCCGCCCCTTCTAACAACCCTCGTGCCCGCTGGCACAAGGAGGTCGTGTGGAACCGCTCGTCCTGGATTCGCGAACCCGTCTGCTCGTGCTCACCGGTGCTGGAGTCTCCGCGGAGAGCGGGGTGCCCACCTTCCGGGGCATGAACGGGCTGTGGGAGAACCACCCCGTGGAGGCCGTGGCATCCCCCCAGGGCTTCGAGGCGAACCCCGCGCTCGTCTGGCGCTTCTACTCGCAGCGCCGCGCTGGGGCCGCGGACGTGAAGCCCAACCCGGGCCATGACGCGCTGGTGCGCTGGGAGCAGCACCTGGGCGACCGCTTCCTGCTGGCCACCCAGAACGTGGACGGCCTGCACACGAAGGCAGGCAGCCAGCGCGTGGTGGACATGCACGGCAACCTCTTCCGCACGAAGTGCGCGGACTGCTCGCGCGAGCCCTTCGCCGACACCACGGTGCACCCGTCGGGCACCGTGCCGAAGTGCGACAACTGCGGCGGCCGGCTGCGGCCGGACATCGTCTGGTTCGGGGAGATGCTGGACCCCAAGGACCTGGCGCGCATCGGCGAGTTCATCACGCGCCAGGACGGCACGCGGCTGGTGTTCCTGGCCGCGGGGACGTCCGGCGCGGTGTGGCCGGCGGCGGGACTGGTGGACGAGGTGCGCTCCGTGCGCGGGGACACGTGGCTCGTGAACTACGAGTCCGCCGCGAACACGGAGCGCTTCCACCACTTCGTCCAGGGACAGAGCGGGCAGGTGCTGCCCACCCTGGCGAAGCTCGCCTGAGCCCCCGGGCTCACGGCCCCCGGAGGACCGTGAGTCCCTGGTCGGTGAGGACCAGCAGCATGCTGGGCTTCACGGTGGGCTCGTAGACCATCTGCAGGACGCGCTGGCCGGACACCTCCTTCACCGGGGCCAGCGTGGTGCCGTCGGCCTCCAGCCGCCAGAGGCCCGCGCCGTTGGTGCCGATGTAGAGCGCGCCGTCGTCCGTCGCCTTGAGCGACTGGATGCGGTTGGTGGGCAGGCCCGCGACCTTCGACCAGTTGCCCGCGGAGCGGGACTTCGGCGTCAGCGCCCAGACGCCGTACTCCGCGCTGCCCAGGTAGTAGCGGCCCGAGGAGACCTGCTCGAAGGCGCGCCAGTAGTCGTCCGTGGCCTGCCCGTTGAGTTGCTCGTTGAAGCTCTTGAACTTCCAGGGCGTGGGGCCTTCCCAGGTGAACTCGCGGTCCCACTCCTCCAGCTTCGGGCTGGGCACGAGCACGCCGAGCATCTGCTCGTTGGCCACGAGGACGTCACCGTTGGGCGCGATGCCCAGGCCGTGCATGTAGGGACACTGCAGCGAGCCCCACTCCGAGCCGTTCTCGTAGAGGTACCAGCCCGGGTGGCGGTGGCTGTTGTAGGTGAGCCCCTGGATGCGCGTCACGCCGTGGTTGGTGGTGATGTAGAGGTCACCGCGGTCGCGGCCGCGCGTCACGCGAGCGCAGTTGAGGACGGAGCGGTCCTCCTCGTAGTGGAAGTCATTGGTGTTGTGGATGCCCGCCTGACGGTCCTTGTTCGACGCGCCGGTGGTGCGCCACAGGTGCTCCTCGAGCGCGACGCTTCCGTCCGGTTGGACGCGGACGGCGTCGAGGTCCCCCTTCATGTACTCGGCGAAGCGCTCGGGCGAGTAGCCCGCCTCGCCCTTCCAGGGGATGTACGTGCGCTGCTCGATGCCCTCGGCGCGCTTCATCTCGTTGGCGGCGTAGCCCACGTAGGCGCGTCCGGCGGCTCCGCCGCAGATGACCGTGGAGCCGGTGGCGAAGGCCTCCGGGCCAAACGGCTCGCGCGCCTGGCCGACGCCCGTGGTCCACGTGGGAGCGGTATCGCCCGGGCGAAGCACGCCGATGCGGCGGCCGTCGAGGAACCAGAGGTTCAATCCCTCATCGACGCCGACGCTCTGCGGTTTGCCGACGCCATACGAGCGCGTGTAGTCGAGCACCGCGTCCGTGGGCCACGGGCCCGCGTTGGGCGTCTCGCCAGTGCCGGCATCCGGATCCGGCGTCGTCCCCGCGTCGGGAGTTTCGCCCGCGTCGGGAGTGCCTCCGTCTTCGTCAGGGGGGAGCGTGCCGGAGTCCGGTAGAGAACCCGGAGGGGGGAGCGTGGGAACTTCGTTTCCGTCGGTGGGATCAACGACAGGCTCTTCCCCACCTGGCTCGACTGTTGGCGACCCGTCGTTGCAACCGGCCGACAGCAAAGACATGACCACCAACCCCGCCCCCACCACACCTGCGCGAATACCCATTCCGTGTCTTCCTCCATGAGGACGTCATGGCAAGACCCGGGCCACATGGCGTTTCCCAACGAAGTAGCTGCGCGTGTCGGTCCGCGCGAGGCACCGTGCACCGCTCGCGGAGTACGCAACGGGTTCGAGGCCCACCGCATCACAGAGGGAGGGGAGGCCTTCAACGCCAGGGGGCGGCTGCATCGCTCCTTGCGCCGACGCTTGCGTGAAGCCCGTGTCGACGTCGATGACGACCGTGACGGTGTGATCATCCTGTCTGTAGCCCTGGGATCGTCCGTTGACGTGGCTGGGGGTGACGAGCGCAAGTGTGACCTGTCGCGGCGTAGCCGAGATGGCCGTGCAGAGTCCTGGCAGCTCGAAGACCTCACGGCCTTCAATCGCAACCGCTGAGCGTCCCAGCCGCCACCATGCCGTGACGAGCCGCTCCCCCGCGAAGGTCCCCACGGCATGCGTCGTCGGTTCATCGAAGACGCGCTCGAAGTCTCGATACACCGCGGGGCCATTCGTACGCGCACCCACGAGGGCGTGGGTGAGCCGAGCAACAAGGTGTCGCCGCTGATGCGGGCTGCGTTCTTCGAGTTCGGCGATCCCCAGGTCCCGCGCGGTGTGCAGAAGGAGCTCGCTTCCGCCGTCGTCACCGAGGGAAAGCAGCTCGGTCTCAAAGCCATCGCGAGGTGTGTACTCGCCAGGCTGCGCACGGACGCAGAAGAGGGAGCGCGGCACGCCGGGTTCCAGCGCGACAGGGACCTCCAGCCAGCGAGCGACCTTGGCGACGAAGTCGGCGCCCAGGGCCGAGGAGGCCGCATCGATGCGGCTATCCGTGATCCAGATGCCCTCATCCAGCACGTAGCGGGTGCCGAGGGGATGCTCCTCCACCGCGAGCTTCACCCGGAGCGGAGGCATCGTCTCCATCGAAGGGCGTGCGAATGACAGCACCCGTGCTGACGGGACTTCGTCACCCTCGATGAGCTTCAGTGAGACATCAAGCCAGTGCTCGCCAGCGAGTTGCTTGATCAGTTCATTGAATCCATCGGAGGTGAAGTGCTCGAGTGCTTCCATGATGGAAGGTGGGATGCCCGGGC comes from the Corallococcus macrosporus genome and includes:
- a CDS encoding lysophospholipid acyltransferase family protein, with product MLRKLWCILVVTVWSFVCFPLACLAMLVTLNPSRSLWVVRTIWSPVLLWAGGAKLEVIGQENVDPKRPTIYVGNHLSTLDIPAHFVSVPVDFRYVAKSQLRFVPLIGWYLWLAGHIFIDRGDRSSAIASLEKAARKIRAGTSIFLYPEGTRSEDGRVLPFKKGPFALALKARVPICPVTIEGTDNVMPKNSWNIRPGPVRVKIGRPIDTTGFADNDREGLARAVRAQIIADSLSLGGKGGDPDTAVAAPNREGVAQRASNAATSKAS
- a CDS encoding deoxynucleoside kinase, with translation MARKKFIAIAGNIGAGKTELTSFLCRKYGLTPSFEPNDQNPYLADFYKDMKTWAFRSQLFFLTHKFRLHRELERTPGTVLQDRTLYEDAEIFAKNLHRQRLIDKRDWSTYWELYQTISQSLRPPDLMIYLRCPVVTLKERIRLRGRTMEKDIPTAYLKRLNALYEEWFGGYSLSPVLVLGTDKLDYLTNLVDRVDLFRQIEKHL
- a CDS encoding DUF2314 domain-containing protein yields the protein MKEVYVLATEKPEPPALDALRAAFATDEVEFVPHEGDWGFTVRADGSEVKVVLKPLSDGRPRVSQGLFSGSPEAFARVEKSQACYAFLLEPGGAQPTLPVFEALWTVRTLMEQAPGVLVDLTAFKLHEPEDVVEITELDFDIRDHVHLHAIELAEGDTPLWVHSHGMEKFGARDVEIFHLGEGDLLAAESFLHELCTDLAFAQGPALRAEVSTSEGQSFTMVPSEEARANLLGVPLDAFEGHEGLFLTVVSPLGRHNTAELLATYRERFAKEPAEQTQAMHEEAQALLPAFLARFQRKGLMEPLTFLVRAPFETHPEGEVVVENLWLEAVARDEGSVVGRLVDGAVHTTEWRKGAHVEVEEKQINALAIAREGRALNESELRSLLNAERPM
- a CDS encoding FHA domain-containing protein translates to MPALLLLTGPSAGRRYEVVSQLTLGRSPSCDIPLEDDQVSRRHAQLFLDTVAGQVRLRDLGSTNGTLLNGQRLALQEEAVLRPGDRMRVGATIAVYEPPPVSIVDEPSGAPAQEPEHVPIEEVLPHVGAAAAMYSAGTALLGATSEAMVLRRLSEETAHALNADRAAALLSGPEGLRTAAVSGAASVEVPRALVQAALERKELGRTDTALCSPLVASGGMPFGVLYVEREESPFTEGEGQLLASLGRLGGEAYTAVRSRGEAEAAEVPWVTPLGTSRAFRGVVEEARRAAGSAAPVVLYGEPGTGKALLAHFLHGKSPRALGPWVVVECRQSLEAVEVALFGRAGAPGQPPVTSAVLRADAGTLLLRHVEALPRPAAERLARMLARRAAPARQGGEEPVDVRIVATSGSPVSRLASRGEFDAALARGLAGFELEVPPLRERRGDVPVLLEHFALRGARQGGREAPVLGPEARRLLAEYPWPQNVRELELVAERLGRVYAAGHVGIPQLPPEVREGAVGQSPRTLQEQVARLERDAIAEALRESGWKKVRAAELLGISRPTLDRKMEEYGLTLERGTRG
- a CDS encoding EamA family transporter, whose product is MSTSSPAVAAPARLLSTSDVAMIAVVVVWGTNYTLVKDALDGMPPRAFMSLRFGLAALAMGLVLFAVEGHKPMPWRTFLRLTALGFVGNTLYQLFFIEGLARTTAANSGMLTAVSPVVTAALGAALGVERLRRPVLAGLSLAVVGMLLVVGARGPNLGAATWTGDALILCSSLCWAIYTVGTRAVGTDVSALRVTAITMLTGAPGVVLAGASQVIALDTSRVSAAGWVALVYSALVPLVLAYFVWFRSVQQVGTNRTTLYGTGIPVVAALTAWAIRGERPTLLQIVGAALILTGVLISRRKDTAVTKA
- a CDS encoding pseudouridine-5'-phosphate glycosidase, whose protein sequence is MDFRYSDEVRRAKDSGQPLVALETSVVAQGLPYPDNLAAARACEEAVRRAGAVPAPIAMVDGEVWIGLEDAALRRLAEGKEKLLKLGSRDLAVAMATRASGGTTVSATCELAAAAGIHVFSTGGIGGVHRGASEHWDISQDIAALSRFPVAVVCAGAKSVLDLPKTMELLETAGVPVIGVGTNELPSFYSRESGISLEHRADDAETAARIAHARFDVLGQGGVLYTVPPPAEAALGRNDVELHIASALADADRQGVRGKAVTPFLLGEMAKRTGGKSLKTNLALLENNARFAGALAVAYARLAKR
- a CDS encoding GAF domain-containing protein; translation: MAEVTLDLRGQPKTEAYAELKTHALAILEGVDDDICAMATMSCLLHNAFGHLWTGFYRVVTPGKLLRVGPYQGTLGCLEITFGKGVCGTSAAKGETVVVPDVHAFPGHITCDGRSASEIVVPVFGRNRELLAVLDIDSEHKNTFDDVDRAALEDLMSWFQHRTA
- a CDS encoding Sir2 family NAD-dependent protein deacetylase, which produces MEPLVLDSRTRLLVLTGAGVSAESGVPTFRGMNGLWENHPVEAVASPQGFEANPALVWRFYSQRRAGAADVKPNPGHDALVRWEQHLGDRFLLATQNVDGLHTKAGSQRVVDMHGNLFRTKCADCSREPFADTTVHPSGTVPKCDNCGGRLRPDIVWFGEMLDPKDLARIGEFITRQDGTRLVFLAAGTSGAVWPAAGLVDEVRSVRGDTWLVNYESAANTERFHHFVQGQSGQVLPTLAKLA
- a CDS encoding two-component regulator propeller domain-containing protein, with the protein product MSLLSAGCNDGSPTVEPGGEEPVVDPTDGNEVPTLPPPGSLPDSGTLPPDEDGGTPDAGETPDAGTTPDPDAGTGETPNAGPWPTDAVLDYTRSYGVGKPQSVGVDEGLNLWFLDGRRIGVLRPGDTAPTWTTGVGQAREPFGPEAFATGSTVICGGAAGRAYVGYAANEMKRAEGIEQRTYIPWKGEAGYSPERFAEYMKGDLDAVRVQPDGSVALEEHLWRTTGASNKDRQAGIHNTNDFHYEEDRSVLNCARVTRGRDRGDLYITTNHGVTRIQGLTYNSHRHPGWYLYENGSEWGSLQCPYMHGLGIAPNGDVLVANEQMLGVLVPSPKLEEWDREFTWEGPTPWKFKSFNEQLNGQATDDYWRAFEQVSSGRYYLGSAEYGVWALTPKSRSAGNWSKVAGLPTNRIQSLKATDDGALYIGTNGAGLWRLEADGTTLAPVKEVSGQRVLQMVYEPTVKPSMLLVLTDQGLTVLRGP